The following proteins come from a genomic window of Sardina pilchardus chromosome 1, fSarPil1.1, whole genome shotgun sequence:
- the LOC134078167 gene encoding zinc finger protein 665-like yields the protein MSHLKSHQRTHTREKLLQCTTCGKSFKTNGELTVHQRTHTGDETYKCSDCGKVFSQRSHLKVHQRIHTGEKPYQCSACGKSFKTRSEVNNHQRTHTGDKPYQCSDCGKAFSRTSHLKEHQRIHTGEKPYQCTTCGKSFMTRSKVNEHQRTHTGEKTYKCSDCGKVFSQRSTLKVHQRIHTGEKPYQCSACGKSFKTRSDLVTHQRTHTGEKPHQCSDCGKAFNRMSHLKEHQRIHTGEKPYQCTTCEKSFMTRSKVNKHQRTHTGEKTYKCSDCGKVFSQRSTLKEHQRIHTGEKPYQCSTCGKSFKTSSHLQSHQRVHTGEKLHQCTTCGKSFRSNSKVNIHQRTHTGEKPYQCSDCGKAFNRMSHLKEHQMIHTGEKPYQCSACGKSFKTKSNLKVHQMIHTGEKPHQCSACGKSFKTRSDLGTHQRTHTGEKPHQCSDCGKAFTRRSSLMNHQKAHK from the exons ATGAGTCATCTCAAGTCACACCAGAGGACCCACACCAGAGAAAAGCTGCTCCAGTGCAccacatgtgggaagagtttcaagacGAACGGGGAACTCACtgtccatcagcgcacacacacaggagatgaaACATACAAGTGCTCAGACTGTGGAAAGGTCTTTAGTCAAAGGTCTCATCTAAAGGTacaccagaggatccacacaggagaaaagccatatcagtgttctgcatgtgggaagagtttcaagactaggtcagaggtcaacaaccatcagcgcacacatacaggagacaAGCCTTATCAGTgttctgactgtggaaaggcctttagtcGAACGTCTCATCTAAAGGAacaccagaggatccacacaggagaaaagccgtatcagtgtactacatgtggTAAGAGTTTCATGACTAGGTCAAAGGTTAACGaacatcagcgcacacacacaggagaaaaaaCATACAAGTgttctgactgtggaaaggtcTTTAGTCAAAGGTCTACTCTAAAGGTacaccagaggatccacacaggagaaaagccatatcagtgttctgcatgtgggaagagtttcaagacTAGGTCAGACCTCGTCAcacatcagcgcacacatactggagaaaagcctcatcagtgctctgactgtggaaaggcctttaatCGAATGTCTCATCTAAAGGAacaccagaggatccacacaggagaaaagccatatcagtgtactACATGTGAGAAGAGTTTCATGACTAGGTCAAAGGTTAACAaacatcagcgcacacacacaggagaaaaaaCATACAAGTGCTCAGACTGTGGAAAGGTCTTCAGTCAAAGGTCGACTCTAAAGGAacaccagaggatccacacaggagaaaagccatatcagtgttctacatgtgggaagagtttcaagactag TTCGCATCTCCAGTCACACCAGAgggtccacacaggagaaaagctgcACCAGTGCAccacatgtgggaagagtttcaggAGCAACTCGAAGGTCAACATCcaccagcgcacacatacaggagaaaagccgtatcagtgctctgactgtggaaaggcctttaatCGAATGTCTCATCTAAAGGAACACCAGatgatccacacaggagaaaagccatatcagtgttctgcatgtgggaagagtttcaagacTAA GTCTAATCTAAAGGTACACCAGatgatccacacaggagaaaagccacatcagtgttctgcatgtgggaagagtttcaagacTAGGTCAGACCTCGGCACACAtcaacgcacacatacaggagaaaagcctcaTCAGTgttctgactgtggaaaggcctttactcGAAGGTCTTCTTTAATGAATCACCAGAAAGCTCACAAATGA